A genomic segment from Peribacillus sp. ACCC06369 encodes:
- a CDS encoding STAS domain-containing protein, whose product MSFVYEEEKIMEFLLQNKSEFEEYLLSEAVNVRDKIEEILLIGNVDLLNNAHKLIRYIVEQNEVDMIAFAEQEGVTWATHSLTLSFKLEWIQAIRRTLWTFLYKYESAKVVFSESKTFFELEKKVNEKVDVFLKSFFVSYSDYKDKLILAQQNLVENLSVPIIPITSTTCVLPLIGTIDDSRIRIIEEKVLLEIGKLRIHTLILDLSGIIEMEVEIINDLLKILDGTAMMGCKAVVTGLRPEVVTKMIRSGVQIESRAETKGTLQQALKDYLVVT is encoded by the coding sequence ATGAGTTTTGTTTATGAGGAAGAAAAAATAATGGAATTCCTTTTGCAGAATAAAAGTGAATTTGAAGAATATCTTTTATCGGAAGCTGTCAATGTCAGGGATAAGATCGAAGAAATCCTTCTGATTGGAAATGTCGACCTTTTGAATAATGCCCATAAACTCATCCGTTATATAGTGGAACAGAATGAAGTGGATATGATTGCCTTTGCCGAACAAGAGGGAGTTACGTGGGCAACCCACTCCTTGACGCTTTCATTCAAGCTGGAATGGATTCAGGCCATCCGCCGAACGCTTTGGACCTTTCTTTATAAGTACGAAAGTGCAAAAGTAGTGTTTAGTGAATCCAAAACCTTTTTTGAATTAGAGAAAAAAGTGAATGAAAAGGTTGATGTATTTCTTAAATCCTTTTTCGTCAGTTACTCCGATTACAAAGACAAATTGATTCTGGCCCAGCAAAACTTGGTGGAAAATCTATCCGTCCCGATCATTCCAATCACTTCCACCACCTGCGTCCTTCCTTTAATTGGGACAATCGATGATTCACGTATACGGATAATCGAGGAAAAGGTATTGCTGGAGATAGGTAAACTACGGATACATACCTTAATCTTGGATCTATCCGGTATCATCGAAATGGAGGTTGAAATCATTAATGATTTATTGAAAATCCTCGATGGAACGGCAATGATGGGGTGTAAAGCTGTAGTGACTGGTTTACGCCCTGAAGTGGTTACCAAAATGATCCGTTCAGGGGTTCAAATCGAAAGTAGAGCAGAGACAAAGGGGACGCTGCAGCAGGCCTTGAAAGACTATCTTGTAGTCACCTAA
- a CDS encoding Lrp/AsnC family transcriptional regulator, which translates to MDRTDKKILSLLENNGRMSMKELAHEVSLTAPATKERVNKLEESGVIKGYKTEISLEKLDRSITAFILFETDRCKDFYNFSLSHPDVLECHRLAGQYSYLIKISTFSMETLEEFVDEAIKYGKSSTHLIFSSATNNVFSGEDVTQL; encoded by the coding sequence TTGGATAGAACGGATAAAAAGATACTTTCCCTGCTGGAGAATAATGGGCGCATGTCAATGAAGGAACTGGCACATGAAGTTTCCTTGACAGCTCCAGCAACTAAAGAACGTGTTAATAAATTGGAGGAAAGCGGAGTGATAAAAGGATATAAAACGGAAATATCCCTTGAAAAACTTGATAGGAGCATTACAGCTTTCATTTTATTCGAAACGGATCGATGTAAAGACTTTTATAATTTTAGCTTAAGTCATCCAGACGTTCTGGAGTGCCACCGGTTAGCCGGACAATACAGTTATCTTATTAAAATAAGTACATTTTCCATGGAAACACTGGAAGAATTCGTCGATGAAGCCATCAAATACGGGAAATCTTCCACCCATTTGATTTTTTCTTCAGCAACGAATAATGTCTTTTCAGGCGAGGATGTAACCCAGCTTTAA
- a CDS encoding DJ-1/PfpI family protein — MKKVLMLLSNGFEAVEASVFTDVLGWNKLEGDGTTDLVTVGLHEQLKCTWNFIVQPELTIDQVNLDDFDALAIPGGFEEAGFYDDAYDQRFLDVIKYFHNKNKIIATICVGSLPLGKSGILNGRKATTYNHPTSKRQGQLKDFGAIVVNEPIVVTDNIITSYNPSTAFDVAFTLLEMLTSEENCKHVKELMGFH; from the coding sequence ATGAAAAAAGTATTGATGCTGCTTTCCAATGGATTCGAAGCAGTTGAAGCAAGTGTTTTTACAGATGTATTGGGATGGAATAAATTGGAGGGTGATGGTACCACTGATCTGGTTACGGTGGGACTTCATGAACAATTGAAATGCACATGGAATTTCATCGTGCAGCCCGAATTGACCATCGATCAAGTAAATCTAGATGACTTCGATGCTTTGGCCATTCCTGGAGGCTTTGAAGAAGCCGGTTTCTATGATGATGCATATGATCAGAGGTTTCTTGATGTTATAAAGTATTTTCACAATAAGAACAAAATCATAGCAACGATTTGTGTAGGTTCTCTACCATTAGGAAAAAGCGGGATATTGAATGGAAGAAAAGCCACTACGTACAATCATCCAACTAGTAAGAGACAGGGTCAGCTAAAAGATTTTGGTGCGATTGTCGTTAATGAACCGATTGTCGTCACTGATAATATCATTACATCCTACAATCCTTCAACAGCATTCGATGTTGCCTTCACGCTCTTGGAAATGCTCACTTCCGAAGAGAATTGTAAACATGTGAAGGAATTGATGGGTTTCCATTAA